Proteins encoded in a region of the candidate division WOR-3 bacterium genome:
- a CDS encoding glycine--tRNA ligase subunit alpha, which yields MKKKKFQDIVLTLKNFWKKEGCLIYSPYNSEVGAGTFNPATFFRVLDDKPWRVCYIEPSKRPRDGRYGKNPLRVQQYWQLQVILKPFPKNIQEIYLKSLEAIGIDLKNNDIKFIEDDWESPTLGAWGIGWQVELNGIEITQFTYFQQMGGLDLKIIPVEITYGLERIAMFLQKVFSIFQIEWNENHTWGDIYLQNEKEFSFFNFEEVIPQEYLKLFNFYEKEAKRLLEKGLVYPGYDYVIKCSHIFNLLEARGAISVSERITYIKRIRDLARLAATKYLQKITP from the coding sequence ATGAAGAAAAAGAAATTTCAAGATATTGTACTAACTTTAAAAAATTTTTGGAAAAAAGAAGGTTGTTTAATTTATTCTCCCTATAATTCCGAAGTTGGGGCAGGTACTTTTAATCCGGCAACTTTTTTCCGTGTGCTGGATGACAAACCTTGGAGGGTGTGTTATATTGAACCTTCTAAAAGACCGCGTGATGGAAGATACGGTAAAAATCCTTTAAGAGTCCAACAATATTGGCAATTACAAGTCATTTTAAAACCTTTCCCTAAAAATATTCAAGAGATTTATTTAAAAAGTTTAGAAGCGATTGGTATTGATTTAAAAAATAATGATATTAAATTTATTGAAGATGATTGGGAATCACCTACTTTGGGCGCTTGGGGTATTGGATGGCAAGTTGAACTCAATGGAATTGAAATAACCCAATTTACCTATTTTCAACAGATGGGCGGATTGGATTTAAAGATAATCCCAGTAGAAATCACCTATGGTTTAGAAAGAATTGCAATGTTTTTACAAAAGGTTTTTTCTATTTTCCAAATTGAATGGAATGAAAACCATACTTGGGGAGATATCTACCTTCAAAATGAAAAGGAGTTTTCTTTTTTTAATTTTGAAGAGGTTATTCCTCAAGAATACTTAAAATTGTTTAATTTTTACGAAAAAGAAGCAAAAAGATTATTGGAAAAAGGCTTAGTTTATCCTGGATATGATTACGTAATTAAATGTTCTCATATCTTTAATCTTTTAGAGGCTCGAGGGGCAATTAGTGTTTCCGAAAGAATAACCTATATTAAACGGATAAGAGATTTAGCCCGACTGGCAGCAACAAAATACTTACAAAAGATTACCCCCTAA
- a CDS encoding CDC27 family protein encodes MKILLIVSILFSHWELEKAKELYEKGIYLEAVYYLNKYLEKKPKDKKARELKRKILFELNLSDSTERIKGLYNFSKTQKSQKEIKKGEIQYSEILQKARSAKERGDYFKSLAFYEDFLKKDTSDKRIFYEIAQVSSWLGFFNKAIFYYERYLNYFPKDKRARYELALVHSWNGNYEKALEILKNLEKETTDIKIDLAKARIYKWQNDYSNSYRIYQQLKNLYPENEDILKEYEEVKSKMEEKEKREEKSEILYSFLPIFSYQQTTEEWQRILLGSYFQFNWNKLSSTILYEWQQCQEDDSLRIINKIGLKNKINFLENLYLNFNVYYLAIKRSEDLILYGIGVNYQNPKLLLNLEYNKKPVWEEVYKINTCYRLLTADALWGGIYYQPFKFLGFEGNYQYGLYSDKNELNNLNLKLIFLPFNNLKFGYHYYFLSYLIEKEEYWSPRFYEVHSAFLNIWVENFEIFFKLGKPIDFSFLEKDFSIAFRIKLVKNFFLLLNGKYGETYYYKIGEGTIGFEYLW; translated from the coding sequence ATGAAGATTCTTTTAATTGTTTCAATTCTTTTTTCCCACTGGGAATTAGAAAAGGCAAAAGAGTTGTATGAAAAGGGAATATATTTAGAAGCAGTTTATTATTTGAATAAGTATTTAGAAAAAAAACCTAAAGACAAAAAAGCAAGAGAGTTAAAAAGAAAAATTCTCTTCGAATTAAATTTGTCTGATTCAACGGAAAGGATTAAGGGTCTTTATAATTTTTCTAAAACACAAAAATCACAAAAAGAGATTAAAAAAGGGGAAATCCAATATTCCGAAATATTACAAAAAGCCCGAAGTGCAAAGGAAAGGGGAGATTATTTTAAAAGTTTGGCTTTTTACGAAGATTTTCTAAAAAAAGATACAAGTGATAAAAGAATTTTTTATGAAATTGCTCAGGTGAGTAGTTGGTTAGGATTTTTTAACAAAGCAATTTTTTATTACGAAAGATATTTAAATTATTTTCCTAAGGATAAAAGAGCTCGTTATGAATTAGCCTTAGTGCACAGTTGGAATGGTAATTATGAAAAAGCATTAGAGATTTTAAAAAATTTAGAAAAAGAAACAACCGATATCAAAATAGATTTGGCTAAAGCAAGAATTTATAAATGGCAAAACGATTATTCGAATTCTTATCGGATTTATCAGCAATTAAAAAATTTGTATCCGGAAAATGAAGATATTTTAAAAGAGTATGAAGAAGTAAAAAGCAAAATGGAAGAAAAGGAAAAAAGGGAAGAAAAATCTGAAATTTTATATTCCTTTTTACCAATCTTTTCTTATCAACAAACAACGGAAGAATGGCAGAGGATTTTATTGGGCTCATATTTTCAATTTAATTGGAATAAATTATCCTCTACTATTCTTTATGAATGGCAACAATGTCAAGAAGACGATAGTTTGCGAATAATAAATAAAATTGGTTTAAAAAACAAAATCAATTTTTTAGAAAATCTCTATCTTAATTTTAATGTTTATTATTTAGCAATAAAAAGAAGTGAAGATTTAATTCTTTATGGTATTGGGGTCAATTATCAAAATCCGAAGTTGCTATTAAATTTAGAATATAATAAAAAACCGGTTTGGGAAGAAGTTTATAAAATAAATACTTGTTATCGTTTATTAACAGCCGATGCTCTTTGGGGAGGGATATATTATCAGCCTTTCAAATTTTTGGGCTTTGAAGGAAATTATCAGTATGGTCTTTATAGTGATAAAAATGAATTGAATAATTTAAATCTTAAACTAATTTTTTTACCTTTTAATAATTTAAAATTTGGTTATCACTATTATTTTTTAAGTTATCTTATAGAAAAAGAGGAATATTGGTCACCAAGATTTTACGAAGTTCATTCAGCGTTTTTAAATATTTGGGTAGAAAATTTTGAAATATTTTTTAAATTGGGGAAACCGATTGATTTTTCCTTCTTAGAGAAAGATTTCTCAATCGCTTTTAGAATAAAATTAGTTAAAAATTTCTTTTTATTACTGAATGGCAAATACGGCGAAACTTACTATTACAAAATTGGTGAAGGAACTATTGGTTTTGAATATTTATGGTAA